One genomic segment of Natrialbaceae archaeon AArc-T1-2 includes these proteins:
- a CDS encoding universal stress protein: MSHHVLVPVDGSQPARDALAFACEHFPDARLTILYAVDPMSEYSRHRTGYGREHEYDNEREKAEAVLEATLEDVPDDVDAETSLEVGSVARTIVEYADAEDLDQIIMGSHGREGPARYLLGSVAETVVRRAGVPVTVVRTEDTA, encoded by the coding sequence ATGAGTCACCACGTCCTCGTCCCCGTCGACGGCTCCCAGCCCGCTCGCGACGCGCTCGCGTTCGCGTGCGAACACTTCCCCGACGCTCGCCTGACGATCCTCTACGCCGTCGATCCGATGAGCGAGTACAGTCGCCACCGCACCGGATACGGCCGCGAACACGAGTACGATAACGAACGCGAGAAAGCCGAAGCCGTCCTCGAGGCCACACTCGAGGACGTCCCCGACGACGTCGACGCGGAGACGAGCCTCGAAGTCGGCTCGGTCGCGCGGACGATCGTCGAGTACGCCGACGCGGAAGATCTCGATCAGATCATCATGGGGAGTCACGGCCGCGAGGGACCGGCCCGGTACCTGCTTGGCAGCGTCGCGGAGACGGTCGTTCGCCGGGCCGGCGTGCCGGTGACGGTCGTCCGTACGGAAGACACCGCGTGA
- a CDS encoding MBL fold metallo-hydrolase, with the protein MGIGDVREVTAGDCSDLYVVDTGMFETSNYGAAYVLDADRPAVVESGIGANAEHILEALEAAGIDREKLEVIAVSHIHLDHAGGAGFLAEACPNAEVYVPEVGAHHLVDPDRLVEGTKTAVGDQWEFYAEPEPVPEERLVGLEDGDVIDLGDHELRVHAAPGHAPHHAVFEDPANDAVFTADAAGLWAADREEIMETSPPSQFNFERCLEDVDMLIDLDPDVLLYTHFGPREVGDDAEAALEEYKDVLTEWVETVEEKRAELDDDEAVIEYFGDNPKMEDVWSERKAREERMMNARGVLGYLDWREE; encoded by the coding sequence ATGGGAATTGGCGACGTTCGCGAGGTCACGGCCGGTGACTGTTCGGACCTCTACGTGGTCGACACCGGCATGTTCGAGACGAGCAACTACGGCGCGGCGTACGTACTCGACGCCGACCGCCCCGCCGTCGTCGAGAGCGGGATCGGTGCCAACGCCGAGCACATCCTCGAGGCGCTCGAGGCGGCCGGCATCGACCGCGAGAAACTCGAGGTCATCGCCGTCTCGCACATCCACCTCGACCACGCTGGCGGTGCCGGCTTTCTGGCCGAGGCCTGTCCGAACGCCGAGGTCTACGTCCCCGAGGTCGGCGCACACCACCTCGTCGACCCCGACCGACTGGTCGAGGGAACGAAGACGGCAGTCGGCGATCAGTGGGAGTTCTACGCGGAGCCAGAACCCGTCCCGGAGGAGCGACTCGTCGGCCTCGAGGACGGCGACGTCATCGACCTCGGTGATCACGAACTCCGGGTTCACGCGGCACCCGGCCACGCACCCCACCACGCCGTCTTCGAAGACCCCGCAAACGACGCGGTCTTCACCGCCGACGCGGCCGGCCTCTGGGCCGCCGACCGCGAGGAGATCATGGAGACCTCTCCGCCCTCGCAGTTCAACTTCGAGAGGTGTCTCGAGGACGTCGACATGCTCATCGATCTGGATCCCGACGTGCTTCTTTACACGCACTTCGGTCCGCGAGAGGTCGGCGACGACGCCGAGGCGGCCCTCGAGGAGTACAAGGACGTGCTCACCGAGTGGGTCGAGACCGTCGAGGAAAAACGCGCGGAACTGGACGACGACGAGGCGGTGATCGAGTACTTCGGCGACAACCCGAAGATGGAAGACGTCTGGAGCGAGCGCAAGGCCCGCGAGGAGCGGATGATGAACGCCCGCGGCGTGCTCGGCTACCTGGACTGGCGCGAGGAGTGA
- a CDS encoding polysaccharide deacetylase family protein: MRRRAYLATAGVLSLAGCLGIGDSSDPDDEPTDDEPVDDDDDDSADREPEDDDDDDEETDVGPETYHDFEDLDQWEVIVGSLSADEDNYYTGSQSAVLEIDEGEQMANIALELDEPEDLSNMNAGLAVMAESVENPSIQLYDDDGDRVDVMCEVAPDMPFMRTNFGISNTNGDPDLSQIEEIQIAFDAAEDTTARLWIDDLHFVPRERPGLVMLQFDGGYEGHHSTALPLFETFDFPATAFVPTARIHEDEAWHENRLSEDQVADLHDAGWTIASNGANGQNLTALSERTPEGEITNAIEWLEEHGYEDGARFFSYPVGAYDQISLETVEEHHDVAFAGRYPCQGRAVHPHLCNRVVNPSVAQAETVLDRTAEYGGVTTLAYYRIDSDDRERLADTLSHLNVLVQRNEVRVITPEQFADEHVY; this comes from the coding sequence ATGAGACGACGTGCGTATCTCGCGACGGCAGGTGTACTGTCCCTCGCCGGATGTCTGGGAATCGGCGACTCCAGCGATCCGGACGACGAACCGACGGACGACGAACCGGTCGACGACGATGACGACGATTCGGCGGATCGCGAACCGGAAGACGATGACGATGACGACGAGGAGACCGACGTCGGTCCGGAGACGTACCACGACTTCGAGGACTTAGACCAGTGGGAGGTCATCGTCGGCTCGCTCTCGGCCGACGAGGACAACTACTACACCGGCTCCCAGTCCGCCGTGCTCGAGATCGACGAGGGCGAGCAGATGGCGAACATCGCACTCGAGCTCGACGAGCCGGAGGACCTCTCGAACATGAACGCCGGACTCGCCGTCATGGCCGAGTCGGTCGAGAACCCCTCGATTCAGCTGTACGACGACGACGGTGACCGGGTCGACGTCATGTGTGAGGTCGCGCCCGATATGCCGTTCATGCGAACCAACTTCGGCATCTCGAACACCAACGGCGACCCCGACCTGTCCCAGATCGAGGAGATCCAGATCGCGTTCGACGCGGCCGAGGATACGACCGCCCGGCTGTGGATCGACGATCTGCACTTCGTTCCACGGGAGCGACCGGGGCTGGTCATGCTCCAGTTCGACGGCGGCTACGAAGGTCATCACAGCACGGCGTTGCCGTTGTTCGAGACCTTCGATTTCCCCGCGACCGCGTTCGTGCCGACCGCTCGCATCCACGAGGACGAAGCCTGGCACGAAAACCGCCTCTCCGAGGACCAGGTCGCAGACCTCCACGACGCCGGCTGGACGATCGCCAGCAACGGCGCAAACGGACAGAACCTCACCGCGCTTAGCGAGCGAACGCCGGAAGGCGAGATCACGAACGCGATTGAGTGGCTCGAAGAGCACGGCTACGAGGACGGTGCCAGGTTCTTCTCGTATCCCGTCGGTGCGTACGACCAGATCTCACTCGAGACTGTCGAGGAACACCACGACGTTGCATTCGCCGGCCGCTATCCGTGCCAGGGACGCGCCGTTCACCCCCACCTCTGTAATCGGGTCGTCAACCCGTCGGTCGCGCAAGCGGAGACGGTGCTCGACAGAACCGCGGAGTACGGTGGCGTCACGACGCTTGCGTACTATCGGATCGATAGCGACGACCGCGAACGACTCGCCGACACGCTATCACACCTGAACGTTCTCGTCCAACGCAACGAGGTCCGGGTGATCACGCCGGAGCAGTTCGCAGACGAGCACGTGTACTGA
- a CDS encoding fluoride efflux transporter FluC, translating into MSRDHPLVRLETLALIAVGAFAGANLRYAALGELPDVQAILLVNVLGSAILGFLAYEAQYAGLLDRRANLVFTTGFLSSLTTYSTFAAQVALAGGPLETVAVVAGNYGLGIAGVLVGRELARRISGGDRP; encoded by the coding sequence ATGTCACGCGATCACCCACTCGTCCGACTCGAGACGCTCGCACTGATCGCCGTCGGCGCGTTCGCCGGCGCGAACCTCCGGTACGCCGCCCTCGGAGAGCTTCCGGACGTCCAGGCGATCCTGCTCGTCAACGTCCTCGGTAGCGCCATACTCGGCTTTCTTGCCTACGAGGCCCAGTACGCCGGCTTGCTCGATCGCCGGGCGAATCTGGTCTTTACGACCGGCTTTCTCTCCTCGCTGACGACCTACAGCACGTTCGCCGCCCAGGTGGCACTCGCCGGCGGCCCACTCGAGACGGTCGCCGTCGTCGCCGGCAACTACGGACTGGGGATCGCGGGCGTGCTGGTCGGGCGGGAACTCGCCCGCCGGATATCCGGCGGTGATCGGCCGTGA
- a CDS encoding fluoride efflux transporter FluC: MIDATLFAMGLALEPEPTHLVGAGAAFGALARHWVYLYVSWEDVPAATFTVNVLGSFLFGALLFAGVDDATLRLAGIGFCGSFTTFSSFSVETVQIWERGDRKLAVAVAAANLLVAVAAIGLAWVVIAVAV, encoded by the coding sequence GTGATCGACGCCACACTGTTCGCGATGGGGCTCGCACTCGAGCCGGAGCCAACTCACCTCGTCGGTGCCGGCGCTGCGTTCGGGGCGCTCGCTCGTCACTGGGTCTACCTGTACGTGAGCTGGGAGGACGTCCCGGCGGCGACGTTTACGGTCAACGTCCTCGGCAGCTTCCTGTTCGGAGCCCTGTTGTTCGCCGGCGTCGACGACGCGACGCTGCGACTCGCCGGGATCGGTTTCTGTGGCTCGTTCACCACGTTCTCGTCGTTCTCCGTCGAGACGGTCCAGATCTGGGAACGCGGCGACCGAAAACTCGCCGTCGCCGTCGCCGCAGCGAACCTGCTCGTCGCCGTCGCGGCGATCGGGCTCGCGTGGGTCGTGATCGCTGTCGCGGTCTGA
- a CDS encoding AMP-dependent synthetase/ligase, whose translation MDWRDAEREHADATAGETTLGRLFEATVERNANRPAQRYKGGVYDRSLADVALPPAPAGEFVAISYAEMGEIVRALAAGLWELGLESGDRVAIFANTRMEWAQTDFAVLAAGGVVTTVYSSSSPERLRTLLADAGVTAVVAENEELLERVRAVEDDLEFRVVMDGDAVDHEDVYTLADVYERGTAAFDRETYESWLETSDPERLASLIYTSGTTGEPKGVRLTHRNFLANVAQIRTRYGPRPDRGDDVPVVDAETQTVSYLPLAHVFERTAGHFFMFASGACIAYAEHPDTLRADFGAVAPTAATSVPRVYETIYDAIREQAAESDAKRRIFEWATDVARAYQRADSPGPTLRAKHAVADRLVFSSVREALGGNLELLISGGGSLSTELCTLYHGMGLPIYEGYGLTETAPVVTVNPPEEPKIGTIGPPVVDVELAVEESVLDQSGVDDPGEVGELLVRGPNVADGYWNRPQATDRAFTEDGWFRTGDVVHLRPDGYVEFRERVKRILVLSTGKNVAPGPIEDAFAASEVVEQCLVVGDGKQFVAALLVPNLEYLKERATADGIELPDDPDARCADERVREYVAEEVDRINRGFEPHERIEEFRLLPREFTEENGMLTPTMKKKRRVILDRFEHLLEEIYEDEEPIAPT comes from the coding sequence ATGGACTGGCGGGACGCCGAACGCGAGCACGCCGACGCCACCGCCGGGGAGACGACGCTTGGCCGGCTGTTCGAAGCGACCGTCGAACGCAACGCGAACCGACCGGCACAGCGGTACAAGGGCGGGGTGTACGACCGCTCGCTGGCCGACGTCGCGCTCCCGCCAGCGCCGGCGGGCGAGTTCGTCGCGATCTCTTACGCCGAGATGGGCGAGATCGTCCGCGCGCTCGCGGCCGGGCTGTGGGAACTGGGACTCGAGTCGGGCGATCGCGTGGCGATCTTCGCGAACACGCGCATGGAGTGGGCCCAGACGGACTTCGCCGTTCTCGCCGCGGGCGGCGTCGTCACGACCGTCTACTCGAGTTCCTCGCCCGAACGGCTCCGGACCCTGCTCGCCGACGCCGGCGTGACCGCAGTCGTCGCCGAGAACGAGGAGCTGCTCGAGCGCGTCCGTGCGGTCGAGGACGACCTCGAGTTCCGTGTCGTCATGGACGGAGACGCCGTCGATCACGAGGATGTCTACACGCTCGCGGACGTCTACGAACGCGGCACGGCGGCGTTCGACCGCGAGACGTACGAGTCCTGGCTCGAGACATCCGATCCCGAGCGCCTGGCGAGTCTGATCTACACGAGCGGCACGACCGGCGAGCCGAAAGGCGTCCGGCTGACACACCGGAACTTCCTGGCGAACGTCGCCCAGATCCGCACGCGGTACGGCCCCCGACCCGACAGAGGCGACGACGTACCCGTCGTCGACGCCGAGACGCAGACGGTGTCGTACCTGCCGCTCGCTCACGTCTTCGAACGGACCGCGGGTCACTTCTTCATGTTCGCAAGCGGTGCCTGCATCGCCTACGCCGAGCATCCGGACACGCTCCGGGCGGACTTCGGGGCGGTGGCACCGACCGCGGCCACGAGCGTCCCCCGCGTCTACGAGACGATCTACGACGCGATTCGCGAGCAGGCGGCCGAATCGGACGCGAAACGACGCATCTTCGAGTGGGCGACCGACGTCGCCCGAGCGTATCAGCGAGCCGACTCGCCCGGGCCGACGCTACGAGCGAAACACGCCGTCGCCGACCGACTGGTGTTCTCGTCCGTCCGCGAGGCGCTGGGCGGCAACCTCGAGCTGTTGATAAGCGGTGGCGGCAGCCTCTCGACGGAGCTGTGTACGCTCTATCACGGGATGGGGCTGCCGATCTACGAGGGGTACGGACTCACAGAGACGGCCCCCGTCGTGACGGTGAATCCGCCCGAAGAGCCGAAGATCGGCACGATCGGTCCGCCGGTCGTTGACGTCGAACTCGCAGTCGAGGAGTCGGTCCTCGACCAGTCCGGCGTCGACGACCCCGGCGAGGTCGGCGAGTTGCTCGTCAGGGGACCGAACGTCGCCGACGGCTACTGGAACCGCCCGCAGGCGACCGACCGGGCGTTTACCGAAGACGGGTGGTTTCGTACCGGCGACGTCGTCCACCTGCGACCCGACGGCTACGTCGAGTTCCGCGAGCGCGTCAAACGGATCCTCGTGCTCTCGACGGGCAAAAACGTCGCCCCGGGCCCGATCGAGGACGCCTTCGCCGCAAGCGAGGTCGTCGAACAGTGTCTGGTCGTCGGCGACGGCAAGCAGTTCGTCGCCGCGTTGCTCGTGCCGAACCTCGAGTACCTCAAAGAGCGAGCCACAGCGGACGGCATCGAGCTCCCCGACGATCCCGACGCTCGCTGTGCGGACGAGCGCGTCCGCGAGTACGTCGCCGAAGAGGTCGACCGCATCAACCGGGGATTCGAGCCCCACGAACGGATCGAGGAGTTTCGACTCCTGCCACGCGAGTTCACCGAGGAAAACGGGATGCTCACCCCCACGATGAAGAAGAAACGACGAGTGATTCTCGATCGGTTCGAGCATCTGCTCGAGGAGATCTACGAGGACGAGGAACCGATCGCGCCGACGTGA
- a CDS encoding potassium channel family protein, with product MDASREVEYRPVSVKEVLSEMKDTAELLIDLSYSAVLFGSEDVAAEVLELEERMDVLQLQARMSLLMAARTTDDAEQLAPVLGVVGAAEKISDAAGDIAKIVLEEIGLPDAMRTALPEAVESIVHGTLEAESRFADRTLGEINLETETGVRVIAIRRGGDGEWLLNPDLETTLEPGDSLLMRGSEENLAPVYETVTGTPYETPEPVEPGIADLERAVDAIVLMKNMSELAVDIAYGSVLYDSSELAEEVAALEAEVDQLESRFEAWTLRAASRVDDPVDLRGLVHLAESTEVISDAALEISEGVLRGLGTHPVVAEAVHESDEVIVRFTVGEGSSLDGATLGEQMVRTETGMRVIAVRHPRASADEDDEWEIQPGPETELHASDVLLAKGTRKGSDRLEELVV from the coding sequence ATGGACGCGTCCCGCGAGGTCGAGTACCGTCCGGTCAGCGTCAAGGAGGTACTCTCGGAGATGAAAGACACCGCCGAGTTGCTCATCGACCTGTCGTACTCGGCCGTGTTGTTCGGCAGCGAAGACGTCGCGGCAGAAGTGCTCGAACTCGAAGAGCGGATGGACGTCCTCCAGTTGCAGGCTCGGATGAGTCTGCTAATGGCCGCCCGGACGACCGACGACGCAGAACAGCTCGCGCCGGTACTCGGCGTCGTCGGAGCCGCAGAGAAGATCTCCGACGCTGCCGGCGACATCGCGAAGATCGTCTTAGAGGAGATCGGTCTGCCGGATGCGATGCGAACAGCACTGCCCGAGGCCGTCGAATCGATCGTCCACGGGACCCTCGAGGCGGAGTCGCGCTTTGCCGACCGGACCCTCGGCGAGATCAACTTGGAGACGGAGACTGGCGTCCGGGTGATCGCCATCCGTCGCGGCGGGGACGGGGAGTGGCTCCTCAACCCCGATCTGGAGACCACCCTCGAGCCGGGCGATTCGCTTCTCATGCGCGGCTCCGAGGAGAACCTCGCGCCGGTCTACGAGACGGTCACCGGCACGCCGTACGAGACCCCCGAGCCAGTCGAGCCCGGCATCGCTGACCTGGAACGAGCAGTCGACGCCATCGTCCTCATGAAAAACATGAGCGAGCTCGCGGTCGACATCGCCTACGGCTCGGTGCTGTACGACAGCTCCGAACTCGCAGAGGAGGTGGCGGCCTTAGAGGCCGAGGTCGACCAGCTCGAGTCTCGCTTCGAGGCCTGGACGTTGCGTGCGGCCTCCCGCGTCGACGATCCGGTCGACCTGCGCGGGCTCGTCCACCTCGCGGAATCGACGGAGGTCATAAGTGACGCCGCCCTCGAGATCAGCGAAGGCGTCCTGCGTGGACTCGGTACCCATCCAGTCGTCGCCGAGGCGGTCCACGAGAGCGACGAGGTGATCGTCCGCTTTACCGTCGGCGAGGGAAGCAGTTTAGACGGCGCAACGCTCGGCGAACAGATGGTCCGGACCGAGACCGGCATGCGGGTCATCGCCGTCCGGCACCCTCGAGCCTCGGCCGACGAAGACGACGAGTGGGAGATCCAGCCTGGCCCCGAGACCGAACTCCACGCCAGCGACGTCCTGCTCGCGAAGGGGACCCGGAAAGGTTCCGACCGACTCGAGGAACTGGTCGTCTAA
- the citZ gene encoding citrate synthase, with product MADDLKKGLEGVLVAESELSSIDGDEGRLIYRGHTIEDLAQGASYEEVLYLLWHGHLPAEDELEEFTEAMADERELDEGVLETVRTLADADANPMSALQTVVSELAAFDPDADADPTDREANLRKGRRITAKIPTALAAFERARNDDEFVAPREDLGHAANFLYMLNGEEPDEVLAETFDQALVLHVDHGLNASTFAAMVTASTLADVHAATTSAIGALSGSLHGGANQDVMRMLKEVDDSDMEPLEWVETALEEGRRVPGFGHRVYNVKDPRAKILGQRSEALGEAAGDMRWYEMSVTIEEHLMEEKGLAPNVDFYSASTYYQMGIPVDLYTPIFAMSRAGGWIAHVLEQYDDNRLIRPRARYVGPDPEETEFVSLEDR from the coding sequence ATGGCTGACGACCTCAAGAAAGGGCTAGAGGGTGTGCTGGTCGCCGAATCCGAGCTCAGCTCGATCGACGGCGACGAAGGCCGACTGATCTATCGCGGTCACACGATCGAGGACCTGGCCCAGGGTGCGAGCTACGAGGAAGTGCTGTACTTGCTCTGGCACGGTCATCTTCCCGCCGAGGACGAACTCGAGGAGTTCACCGAGGCGATGGCCGACGAACGAGAGCTCGACGAGGGCGTCCTCGAGACGGTCCGGACGCTCGCCGACGCCGACGCCAACCCGATGTCGGCCTTACAGACCGTCGTCTCCGAGCTGGCGGCGTTCGATCCCGACGCCGACGCCGATCCGACCGACCGCGAGGCGAACCTCCGGAAGGGTCGTCGTATCACGGCGAAGATTCCGACCGCTCTCGCCGCGTTCGAACGCGCCCGCAACGACGACGAGTTCGTCGCCCCTCGCGAGGACCTCGGCCACGCCGCGAACTTCCTGTACATGCTCAACGGCGAGGAGCCCGACGAGGTGCTGGCGGAGACGTTCGACCAGGCGCTCGTCCTCCACGTCGACCACGGTCTGAACGCCTCGACGTTCGCCGCGATGGTCACCGCGAGCACACTCGCCGACGTCCACGCCGCGACGACGAGCGCGATCGGTGCACTCTCCGGGAGTCTCCACGGCGGCGCGAACCAGGACGTCATGCGGATGCTCAAAGAGGTCGACGACAGCGACATGGAGCCACTCGAGTGGGTCGAGACCGCCTTGGAGGAGGGTCGTCGCGTGCCCGGCTTCGGCCATCGCGTCTACAACGTCAAAGACCCCCGTGCGAAGATCCTCGGCCAGCGCTCGGAGGCGCTCGGCGAGGCCGCTGGCGATATGCGCTGGTACGAGATGAGCGTCACCATCGAAGAGCACCTGATGGAAGAGAAGGGACTGGCTCCGAACGTCGACTTCTACTCGGCCTCGACGTACTACCAGATGGGCATACCCGTCGACCTCTATACGCCGATCTTCGCGATGAGCCGTGCCGGCGGCTGGATCGCCCACGTGTTAGAGCAGTACGACGACAACCGGCTGATCCGCCCGCGCGCTCGCTACGTCGGTCCCGACCCCGAGGAGACGGAGTTCGTCTCCCTCGAGGACCGATAG
- a CDS encoding gamma-glutamylcyclotransferase family protein has product MFVFVYGTLTDPGRVAAVLADGADDLEYEFANPATLEGLHRVDGEYPTLAPGGSAEGRLLEVDPAGIEMLDAYEGVERGLYVRVAVPVADDGTAWVYVGDPDALAVADAVFWPPGRQFRDRVQTYLERERVVVRRANDRA; this is encoded by the coding sequence GTGTTCGTGTTCGTCTACGGGACGCTCACCGACCCCGGCCGGGTTGCAGCCGTGTTGGCTGACGGGGCGGACGACCTCGAGTACGAGTTCGCCAACCCGGCGACACTCGAGGGACTGCACCGCGTCGACGGCGAGTATCCAACCCTCGCACCCGGCGGCTCCGCCGAGGGACGACTGCTCGAGGTCGATCCCGCGGGAATCGAGATGCTCGACGCCTACGAGGGCGTCGAACGGGGGCTGTACGTCCGCGTCGCGGTTCCGGTTGCCGACGACGGAACGGCGTGGGTCTACGTCGGCGATCCCGACGCGCTCGCGGTCGCCGACGCCGTCTTCTGGCCGCCGGGGCGGCAGTTTCGCGACCGCGTTCAGACCTACCTCGAGCGCGAGCGCGTCGTCGTACGACGCGCCAACGACCGCGCGTGA
- a CDS encoding enoyl-CoA hydratase/isomerase family protein, translating into MPYETVTVETDGHVATITLDRPEAMNTFSTQLATDLDEAFGDLEADDDVRAIVVDGAGDAFSAGIDLSEHADHETKADYEQWVSGMEEPFLTLTEMGTPVIAAAHGHAAANGLGLVAACDLAVLAEGTKVGATAPKVGLFCMGPAVPIMNSVTETRCLELLLTGDLIDAETALEWGLANRVVPEDDLRETAMELATSIAENSPVAVQRGKRAYYAMAGMRYEDALEYSNERFAELCATADAAEGIEAFLEGREPEWPEQ; encoded by the coding sequence GTGCCATACGAAACCGTTACCGTCGAAACCGACGGCCACGTCGCAACGATCACGCTCGACCGACCCGAGGCGATGAACACGTTCAGCACGCAACTCGCGACGGACCTCGACGAGGCATTCGGCGACCTCGAGGCCGACGACGACGTCCGTGCGATCGTCGTCGACGGAGCCGGCGACGCGTTCTCGGCCGGAATCGACCTCTCAGAACACGCCGACCACGAGACGAAAGCCGACTACGAACAGTGGGTGTCGGGGATGGAAGAACCGTTCCTGACGCTCACCGAGATGGGGACGCCGGTTATCGCCGCGGCACACGGCCACGCCGCCGCGAACGGGCTCGGACTGGTCGCTGCCTGTGACCTCGCGGTGCTCGCGGAGGGGACGAAAGTCGGCGCAACCGCCCCAAAAGTCGGGCTGTTCTGTATGGGACCTGCGGTGCCGATCATGAACTCCGTCACCGAAACGCGATGTCTCGAGCTGTTGCTCACCGGCGATCTGATCGACGCCGAGACCGCCCTCGAGTGGGGGCTCGCGAACCGGGTCGTCCCCGAAGACGACCTCCGGGAGACGGCGATGGAGCTTGCGACGTCGATCGCCGAGAACAGCCCCGTCGCCGTCCAGCGGGGCAAGCGGGCCTACTACGCGATGGCAGGGATGAGATACGAGGACGCACTCGAGTACTCGAACGAACGGTTCGCCGAACTGTGTGCGACGGCGGACGCGGCCGAAGGGATCGAGGCGTTTCTCGAGGGTCGCGAGCCGGAATGGCCAGAGCAATAA
- the ilvA gene encoding threonine ammonia-lyase, which yields MLQLSDILEARDRVWETSRHTPLAHSYTYSKMTDADVYLKLENFQRTGAFKIRGATNRIATLSAAEKDAGVVTASAGNHAQGVALAASRTGVDATIVMPEDAPISKVNATQSYGGDVVLSGADYDEAAERAHEIEREEGRTYVHAFDDPYVMAGQGTLGLEILEDCPDVETVIVPIGGGGLISGIAVAIKEKRPDVRVIGVQAEGAASAAAALEKGELVTLDGVDTVADGIATRSIGTQTFEVISEYVDEVVTVPDSEIAMAVVYLLERSKTLVEGAGAVGLAALLFEHFEFEPDETIVPLISGGNIDLNTLTTVIVRGLVETGRYLKIRTVLEDRPGALEDLLAVLSGYRANIYAIQHDRTSRDIGMSDTEVEIDLETRGPDHVAELIDAIEDAGYPVEVLV from the coding sequence ATGTTACAGCTCTCGGATATTCTCGAGGCACGTGATCGGGTCTGGGAGACGTCCCGGCATACGCCGCTTGCACACTCGTACACCTACTCGAAGATGACCGACGCGGACGTCTATCTCAAACTCGAGAACTTCCAGCGGACGGGTGCGTTCAAGATTCGCGGGGCGACGAACCGGATCGCGACGCTCTCTGCGGCCGAAAAGGACGCGGGGGTCGTCACGGCAAGCGCCGGCAACCACGCCCAGGGCGTCGCGCTTGCGGCGTCTCGGACGGGCGTCGACGCGACGATCGTCATGCCCGAAGACGCCCCCATCTCGAAGGTCAATGCGACCCAATCCTACGGCGGCGACGTCGTCCTCTCGGGAGCCGACTACGACGAAGCCGCCGAACGCGCCCACGAGATCGAACGCGAGGAGGGCCGGACCTACGTCCACGCCTTCGACGATCCGTACGTGATGGCCGGGCAGGGAACGCTCGGTCTCGAGATCTTAGAGGACTGTCCCGACGTCGAGACCGTCATCGTTCCGATCGGCGGCGGCGGCCTCATCAGCGGGATCGCCGTCGCGATCAAGGAGAAACGTCCTGACGTCCGCGTGATCGGCGTTCAGGCCGAGGGGGCTGCAAGCGCCGCAGCCGCCCTCGAGAAGGGTGAACTCGTCACCTTAGACGGCGTCGACACCGTCGCCGACGGAATCGCTACCCGCTCGATCGGCACGCAGACGTTCGAGGTCATCTCCGAGTACGTCGACGAGGTCGTCACCGTCCCCGACTCCGAGATCGCCATGGCCGTCGTCTACTTACTCGAGCGTTCGAAGACGCTCGTCGAAGGGGCCGGTGCGGTGGGACTGGCCGCGTTGTTGTTCGAGCACTTCGAATTCGAACCCGACGAGACGATCGTCCCGCTCATCTCGGGCGGAAACATCGATCTCAACACGCTCACCACCGTCATCGTCCGCGGACTCGTCGAGACCGGCCGCTACCTGAAGATCCGGACCGTCCTCGAGGATCGACCCGGCGCGCTCGAGGACTTGCTCGCCGTCCTCTCGGGATATCGCGCGAACATCTACGCCATCCAGCACGATCGTACGTCACGGGACATCGGCATGAGCGACACCGAAGTCGAGATCGACCTCGAGACCCGCGGCCCGGACCACGTCGCGGAACTCATCGACGCGATCGAGGACGCGGGGTATCCGGTCGAGGTGCTCGTCTAG